Proteins encoded by one window of Anaerolineales bacterium:
- a CDS encoding LysM peptidoglycan-binding domain-containing protein, with translation MRPFRVGVLIVVGFAPLMATIMACAITQPEVVYVTATPALTPIPTLDGGLPNPFRPTPTPNQPTAIPIQPTPNPTVQPTRAVIEYTIQAGDTLSGLAFLYGIDLPELLALNAGLTETTPLIIGQRLYLPATPAQMTPNMKLIPDSELVNSPAARGFDVAAYVKYQPGFIRVYSEEVSGRYLSGAEIIAFHARAASVNPRLLLALLEYRGGWLTNPIPRGDAFTYPMGHKDERLAGLFNQVAWAVNQLNEGYYGWRTRGFRALELPDKGRLAFAPDLNGGTVGVQYFLARTARDRAGWLRDVSTAGFFTTYLSMFGDPFALAIEPLVPPELRQPDFLFPFPPGETWFLTSGPHGGWDARATGWSAADFAPPAPPDEVIFTQGYCYVSPNWTTAMAAGVVVRSDDGVVIIDLDMDGDERTGWTLVYLHVAAFERVPAGKIVQVGERIGHPSCEGFFLNSIATHAHVSRRYNGEWIVADCFACLPGVAAPPFVMSGWTLKSDRIVYDGSLQKEGQIRRAMQGRDDPANQISW, from the coding sequence GTGCGTCCGTTTCGCGTTGGCGTCCTCATCGTGGTTGGCTTTGCCCCGCTGATGGCAACGATCATGGCGTGTGCAATCACCCAACCAGAGGTTGTTTATGTCACGGCGACCCCCGCCTTGACGCCCATCCCCACACTGGATGGGGGACTGCCGAATCCCTTCCGCCCCACGCCCACTCCCAACCAACCCACCGCGATCCCCATCCAGCCAACGCCGAATCCCACCGTCCAGCCCACCCGCGCCGTGATCGAATACACCATTCAGGCGGGGGATACGCTCTCTGGACTGGCGTTCCTGTATGGAATCGACCTCCCCGAACTGCTTGCCCTGAACGCCGGACTGACCGAGACAACGCCCCTGATCATCGGGCAGCGGCTTTACCTACCGGCAACTCCGGCGCAGATGACGCCGAATATGAAACTGATCCCCGACAGCGAATTAGTGAATTCACCAGCGGCACGGGGTTTTGATGTGGCTGCCTACGTGAAATACCAACCGGGCTTCATCCGCGTCTATTCGGAGGAGGTCAGTGGGCGCTACCTGAGCGGGGCGGAGATCATCGCTTTTCATGCCCGCGCTGCCAGCGTGAACCCGCGCTTGCTTCTGGCACTTTTGGAATATCGCGGCGGGTGGCTGACGAACCCCATCCCGCGTGGGGATGCCTTCACCTACCCGATGGGGCATAAAGACGAACGCCTTGCCGGATTGTTTAATCAGGTAGCGTGGGCGGTGAACCAACTGAACGAGGGCTATTATGGGTGGCGGACACGGGGCTTTCGCGCCCTTGAACTGCCCGATAAGGGACGTTTGGCGTTCGCCCCCGATTTAAACGGGGGGACGGTCGGCGTACAGTATTTCCTTGCGCGGACAGCGCGGGATCGGGCGGGGTGGCTGAGGGATGTCAGCACGGCGGGATTCTTCACCACCTATCTGAGTATGTTTGGCGACCCCTTCGCCCTTGCCATTGAGCCACTTGTTCCCCCAGAGTTGCGCCAGCCTGATTTCCTTTTCCCCTTTCCACCCGGAGAGACGTGGTTTCTGACCTCTGGTCCGCATGGGGGATGGGATGCACGGGCGACGGGTTGGAGCGCGGCAGATTTTGCCCCGCCCGCGCCGCCTGATGAGGTGATTTTCACCCAGGGCTACTGCTACGTTTCGCCCAATTGGACAACGGCAATGGCAGCGGGCGTCGTCGTCCGCAGTGATGATGGGGTCGTCATCATTGATCTGGACATGGACGGCGACGAGCGCACGGGCTGGACGCTGGTTTACCTTCATGTTGCCGCCTTCGAGCGCGTTCCGGCGGGGAAGATCGTCCAAGTTGGAGAGCGCATCGGGCATCCCTCGTGCGAGGGGTTTTTCTTGAACTCCATCGCCACACATGCGCACGTCTCTCGCCGCTATAATGGGGAATGGATCGTCGCGGATTGTTTTGCCTGCCTGCCTGGGGTTGCCGCACCGCCTTTTGTCATGAGCGGTTGGACGTTGAAAAGTGATCGGATTGTCTATGATGGGTCGCTCCAAAAAGAAGGGCAGATTCGGCGGGCGATGCAAGGGCGCGACGATCCAGCGAATCAAATTTCGTGGTAG
- a CDS encoding esterase → MITSPPTRGRVERHWISSSALKGNRMGDPHERELFVYLPPAYDPAQRYPLVLMLPSHGNTAQSLLNWRGWGEGVDQQADRLILSGACPPFVMVLPDTWTALGGSLHLNSPLLGNYETYLLEEILPFVEGRYPLLPDRRAVMGRSSGGYAALVFAMRRRGLFQAVAAHSADLYFEFSLLPEFAKMDRLLAGFNGLEGFLNEARALTPKQQAFFDLAAPIAALSVLAQNPAAPFGFDLPIDDLGALREDVWERCLPYDPLRMVVTPTHAESLRELRALVIDCGAYDEYNLQVGARLFHRTLDRLGIRHIYESYPAGHRHTQYRYDVSLPILVRALLES, encoded by the coding sequence ATGATCACCTCACCCCCTACACGCGGGCGCGTAGAGCGTCACTGGATCAGCAGCAGCGCCCTAAAAGGGAATCGCATGGGCGACCCGCACGAACGCGAATTGTTCGTTTACCTGCCGCCCGCCTACGATCCCGCACAGCGCTATCCCCTTGTCCTGATGCTCCCCAGTCACGGGAACACGGCGCAAAGCCTTCTGAATTGGCGAGGGTGGGGCGAGGGAGTCGATCAGCAAGCGGATCGGCTGATCCTGAGCGGGGCATGTCCACCCTTCGTCATGGTGCTGCCCGACACATGGACGGCGCTCGGCGGATCGCTGCACCTGAATTCGCCCCTTCTTGGCAATTACGAGACATACCTTTTGGAGGAAATCCTCCCCTTTGTGGAGGGGCGCTACCCCCTTCTACCGGATCGCCGTGCCGTGATGGGGCGCAGCAGCGGCGGCTATGCGGCGCTGGTCTTTGCCATGCGGCGGCGGGGGCTTTTCCAAGCGGTGGCGGCACACAGCGCCGATCTCTATTTTGAGTTCTCGCTGCTGCCCGAATTCGCAAAAATGGATCGTCTGCTGGCGGGATTCAACGGGTTGGAAGGCTTCTTAAACGAGGCACGGGCGCTCACTCCGAAACAGCAGGCGTTTTTTGACCTTGCCGCACCCATTGCCGCGTTGAGCGTCCTTGCCCAGAATCCCGCTGCGCCCTTCGGCTTTGACCTCCCCATAGACGATCTAGGGGCGCTGCGCGAGGACGTTTGGGAGCGCTGCTTGCCCTATGACCCGCTGCGGATGGTGGTAACGCCCACCCACGCCGAGAGTCTCCGCGAACTGAGGGCGCTTGTCATTGATTGCGGCGCCTATGACGAATACAACTTGCAAGTTGGGGCGCGGCTGTTCCACCGCACGCTGGATCGGCTTGGCATCCGGCATATATACGAGAGCTATCCGGCGGGACACCGCCACACGCAGTACCGCTACGATGTCTCGCTGCCTATCCTTGTGCGGGCGCTGTTGGAGTCATGA
- a CDS encoding NAD(P)/FAD-dependent oxidoreductase, with product MPELKDAYDVVVVGAGPAGSVAARRSAEAGLRVLLIEKRQEIGVPVRCAEAIGAEITRPYIDINDKWVNARIDSYAVYNPEGDFVILPPTEPTLIVDRKVFDWDLANLAARAGAQVRTRTQAEGLLTDDSGRTVGVRLRSMGKTYNVSAQIVIAADGTESQVARWAGLKTVPPMSDFYVGFQYLLVGLGGRITPTLCEYHLGHAQAPSGYLWVFPKGDDAANVGIVIGADVADGVTAQGYLDRFVAKHFPKANILGTVAGGIPTTGALKRMVADGVMAVGDAAHQADPLTAGGINLGMIGAEMAAQVAVKAIHEGDVSVVALREYEHLWHERFHVQHTALYQLRKMICRMEDDKLSALVRTVSILPLEQMSLGQVLIAVFRHHPLMLIQAQALIATGLILK from the coding sequence ATGCCTGAGTTAAAAGATGCTTACGATGTGGTGGTGGTTGGCGCGGGCCCGGCGGGTTCAGTGGCAGCACGGCGCAGCGCCGAAGCAGGCTTGCGCGTTCTTCTGATTGAAAAACGGCAAGAGATTGGCGTTCCGGTGCGCTGTGCCGAGGCGATTGGAGCGGAGATTACTCGCCCTTACATTGATATAAACGATAAATGGGTCAACGCCCGTATTGACTCCTATGCTGTTTACAACCCAGAGGGCGATTTCGTTATTTTGCCCCCCACCGAACCCACCCTGATTGTGGACCGCAAAGTTTTTGATTGGGACTTGGCAAACCTTGCCGCACGGGCAGGGGCGCAGGTACGCACACGAACGCAAGCCGAAGGGCTGCTGACGGATGACAGCGGGCGAACGGTGGGCGTTCGTCTGCGGAGTATGGGAAAGACCTACAACGTTTCTGCTCAGATTGTCATCGCCGCTGATGGCACAGAATCGCAGGTGGCACGGTGGGCGGGGCTAAAGACTGTCCCGCCGATGTCCGATTTCTATGTCGGTTTTCAGTACCTTCTTGTTGGTCTTGGGGGGCGCATCACACCCACCCTCTGCGAATACCATTTGGGGCATGCCCAAGCGCCAAGCGGCTATTTATGGGTCTTTCCCAAAGGGGACGATGCCGCCAATGTGGGCATTGTCATTGGGGCAGATGTTGCCGATGGGGTAACGGCGCAGGGCTATCTGGATCGTTTTGTGGCAAAGCACTTTCCCAAAGCGAATATTCTAGGGACGGTGGCGGGTGGGATTCCCACAACCGGCGCGTTGAAACGAATGGTGGCTGATGGCGTCATGGCGGTGGGCGATGCTGCCCATCAAGCCGATCCGCTGACGGCAGGGGGGATCAATCTAGGGATGATTGGGGCGGAGATGGCGGCTCAGGTTGCAGTGAAGGCGATTCACGAAGGCGATGTGTCGGTGGTGGCATTACGCGAGTATGAACACCTTTGGCACGAACGCTTTCACGTCCAACACACCGCGCTCTATCAACTGCGTAAGATGATTTGCCGGATGGAAGACGATAAACTGAGCGCCCTTGTGCGGACGGTTTCGATACTTCCCCTAGAGCAGATGAGTCTGGGGCAAGTCCTGATAGCGGTGTTCCGTCACCACCCACTCATGTTAATTCAAGCACAAGCGCTCATTGCAACGGGGCTGATCTTGAAGTAG
- a CDS encoding 4Fe-4S binding protein — protein MFKRNRPPHPHQHTFIVGVDRNLCYYCSACVAVCPPDSIFLENAHLSIDHETCTRCERCIAMCPVHALHKVPAATVNGDDPGESPHA, from the coding sequence ATGTTCAAGCGCAATCGCCCTCCCCACCCCCATCAACACACCTTCATCGTCGGCGTGGATCGCAATTTGTGTTACTACTGTAGCGCGTGCGTTGCAGTTTGCCCGCCCGATTCTATATTTTTAGAGAATGCCCATTTAAGCATCGATCACGAGACCTGTACGCGCTGTGAGCGGTGCATTGCCATGTGCCCTGTTCATGCCCTTCATAAAGTCCCCGCCGCTACGGTGAACGGCGACGATCCGGGAGAGTCGCCCCATGCCTGA
- a CDS encoding wax ester/triacylglycerol synthase family O-acyltransferase — MPRSKHGQVLGPVDSAFYYVDSPQTPMNIGALTFFEGKIPFDPLRRMLDARIHQIPIYQQKLVQAPLNLGQPTWVYDPDFNIAKHVYWHELPAPGDEHQLQDMAGRLVSGMLDRSKPLWEIHLIEGLQGDRTAILFKIHHCMVDGLAAIDLFTLLFDLTPNPSPIPRKPVYDPPPMPSQPQLVVDAILQSLPNRWRIVRKIAEDVSTIGSTISDKNNRRKMFTGMANVASDNMQLLRPLPINGTNSGRQTIAWADFSLAEVKAIKSARKVSVNDVMLTILSGAVEAYVRQRGGSGGQDSLRVLVPVSMRSEAEKEEYGNRIAVLPVDIPFNLSDPLERLRLVSEYTTVMKDSSLSTTLDMVLTMPSLAASWLQPLIWKAAPVVFSLAAHMWCTNVAGPQIPMYLLGHRLLNTFGFFPLNPSMGLATVIASYNQRIAMTLVADMAIVPEVNDLRNLVYETYKTLRAAAGVPEMEPIVLSRTRTEKTEKIEKPESVPAKASASSATSDPERIETRESVTTVEIADGSAALSEGYANGQNGQPTTERSEETEASESASGDAFDQETPTLAQEEKAEKPRLFTDGWAKGYMKAINASESYRRASTRWEAGSLAFVLHATPEEDYPEAVAVILDLHKGECRAARALTPAEAKGEAAFVIEGDFATWSDVLKGKAAPLALIMRGKLRLVKGSMPRLLPFTQSAQELLNCAKNI; from the coding sequence GTGCCACGCAGCAAACACGGTCAGGTTTTGGGACCGGTGGATTCGGCGTTTTATTACGTAGATAGCCCGCAAACGCCAATGAACATCGGCGCGTTGACCTTCTTTGAGGGAAAAATCCCCTTCGATCCCCTCCGCCGCATGTTGGACGCCCGTATTCATCAAATCCCGATCTACCAACAAAAACTGGTTCAAGCGCCGCTCAATTTGGGGCAGCCCACATGGGTCTACGATCCCGATTTCAACATCGCTAAACATGTCTATTGGCATGAACTCCCCGCGCCGGGGGATGAGCATCAGCTTCAAGATATGGCGGGGCGGCTTGTTTCGGGGATGTTGGATCGCTCCAAGCCGCTGTGGGAGATTCACCTGATCGAGGGGTTGCAGGGAGATCGAACGGCGATTCTGTTCAAGATTCATCACTGCATGGTTGATGGCTTGGCCGCAATTGATCTCTTTACGCTGCTGTTTGATCTGACCCCCAATCCCTCGCCCATCCCGCGAAAGCCCGTCTACGACCCGCCGCCCATGCCGAGCCAGCCGCAGTTGGTGGTTGATGCTATCTTGCAATCGCTGCCCAACCGCTGGCGAATCGTCCGCAAAATTGCTGAGGACGTTTCAACCATCGGCTCAACAATCAGCGATAAAAACAACCGTCGCAAGATGTTCACTGGCATGGCAAATGTTGCCAGCGATAACATGCAACTGCTGCGCCCGCTCCCGATTAATGGGACGAACAGCGGACGGCAGACGATTGCTTGGGCAGATTTTTCGTTGGCGGAAGTGAAAGCGATTAAATCGGCGCGAAAAGTCTCCGTGAACGATGTCATGCTGACGATTCTCTCCGGCGCGGTGGAGGCATACGTCCGCCAGCGAGGGGGCAGCGGCGGGCAGGACTCGCTGCGCGTCCTCGTGCCAGTCAGTATGCGCTCTGAGGCGGAAAAGGAAGAATACGGCAACCGCATTGCCGTGCTGCCAGTGGATATTCCCTTCAATCTGAGCGACCCGTTGGAACGGCTGCGCCTTGTTTCGGAATACACTACTGTCATGAAGGATTCATCCCTTTCGACAACGCTCGACATGGTGTTGACGATGCCCTCGCTTGCCGCATCGTGGCTGCAACCACTGATCTGGAAGGCAGCGCCTGTTGTCTTTAGCCTTGCTGCCCATATGTGGTGTACAAACGTAGCGGGTCCGCAAATCCCCATGTATCTGTTGGGTCACCGCCTGCTGAATACCTTTGGATTCTTCCCGCTGAACCCCTCAATGGGCTTGGCGACAGTGATTGCCAGCTATAACCAGCGCATCGCCATGACCCTTGTTGCCGATATGGCGATTGTTCCAGAGGTGAACGACCTGCGGAATCTCGTCTACGAAACGTACAAGACGCTAAGGGCAGCGGCGGGCGTCCCTGAGATGGAGCCTATCGTCCTGAGCCGCACCCGAACGGAAAAAACGGAAAAGATCGAGAAACCGGAAAGTGTTCCGGCAAAAGCAAGCGCCTCATCAGCTACCAGCGACCCAGAGCGCATCGAAACTCGCGAGTCTGTCACCACTGTAGAGATTGCGGACGGATCAGCGGCGCTGAGCGAGGGCTATGCAAATGGGCAGAATGGGCAGCCCACCACTGAGCGATCCGAGGAAACGGAGGCATCGGAATCCGCATCGGGGGACGCCTTCGATCAGGAGACTCCCACCCTTGCCCAAGAGGAAAAAGCGGAGAAACCGCGTCTCTTCACCGATGGGTGGGCAAAGGGTTACATGAAGGCGATCAATGCCAGCGAGTCCTACCGGCGGGCATCGACCCGATGGGAGGCGGGGTCGTTAGCATTCGTCTTGCACGCCACGCCGGAAGAAGACTACCCCGAAGCGGTGGCGGTCATCCTCGACCTCCATAAAGGGGAGTGTCGTGCCGCTCGTGCGCTGACGCCCGCCGAAGCAAAGGGCGAAGCTGCCTTTGTCATTGAAGGGGATTTTGCCACGTGGAGCGATGTTTTGAAGGGGAAAGCCGCCCCGCTCGCGCTGATTATGCGTGGGAAGCTGAGACTGGTGAAAGGTTCTATGCCACGTTTGCTGCCCTTCACCCAATCGGCGCAGGAACTCTTGAACTGCGCGAAAAATATTTGA
- a CDS encoding patatin-like phospholipase family protein encodes MRDIPQLRPKTGTALVLSGGANKAFYFHLGVLKALRNEPVTSIVGSSAGAVIGAFLATGAPVDAMIATLYQKDVYFAKFDTWVHTLTSNMLFRAKLPEIARQGLTTYLAGLRFLLGLPRLIGKDIVAEFMDTVINSQEHLDGFFDNAALETLIRDALRSTDFADTEIDLYVTGTGLDDGRRAVFNGIYNFTDDQNDFMTDVPIHKAVRASTAIPGLFEPMKIKGRNYIDGEIKQTLSADIGVRLADRVIISYTYQPLHLEGETSIRDMGWLNVVRQATNIAFHERISIWRTLYEQQNPHKQLIWIHPDPDDIAIFKAPDFAFSPDIQRKLIDAGEIAALKALGQVTGETSYREHGRNGTNGNGKGSLPLPDAKARRN; translated from the coding sequence ATGCGTGATATTCCTCAACTTCGCCCCAAGACGGGGACGGCACTCGTCCTCAGCGGCGGCGCAAACAAAGCCTTCTATTTCCACCTCGGCGTTTTGAAAGCGCTTCGCAATGAACCAGTAACCTCCATTGTAGGCAGCAGTGCGGGGGCAGTGATCGGCGCATTCCTTGCAACGGGCGCTCCCGTAGACGCGATGATCGCCACCTTGTATCAGAAGGATGTCTATTTTGCCAAGTTCGATACATGGGTGCATACGCTGACCTCGAACATGTTGTTTCGGGCAAAACTGCCTGAAATTGCCCGTCAGGGGCTGACAACCTACCTTGCCGGACTGCGCTTTCTGCTTGGGCTGCCACGCCTGATTGGAAAAGACATTGTGGCGGAATTCATGGACACCGTGATCAACAGCCAAGAACACCTTGACGGGTTTTTCGATAATGCCGCGCTGGAAACACTGATCCGCGATGCGCTGCGCTCCACCGATTTTGCCGATACCGAGATCGATCTGTACGTCACGGGGACGGGTCTGGATGATGGACGGCGTGCGGTCTTTAACGGCATTTACAACTTCACCGACGACCAGAACGATTTCATGACCGATGTCCCTATTCACAAGGCGGTGCGGGCGTCTACGGCAATCCCGGGCTTGTTCGAGCCGATGAAGATCAAGGGGCGCAATTACATCGATGGCGAGATCAAGCAAACGCTCTCCGCCGATATTGGTGTCCGGCTGGCAGATCGCGTGATCATCAGCTATACCTATCAGCCGCTGCACCTTGAGGGCGAGACTTCCATCCGCGACATGGGCTGGCTGAACGTAGTACGGCAGGCGACGAACATTGCCTTCCACGAACGAATCAGCATTTGGCGCACCCTCTATGAGCAGCAAAACCCCCATAAACAACTGATCTGGATACACCCCGACCCCGATGATATCGCTATTTTCAAAGCGCCAGATTTCGCCTTCAGCCCGGATATTCAACGGAAATTGATTGATGCCGGAGAGATTGCCGCCCTGAAAGCGCTTGGGCAGGTGACGGGCGAAACAAGCTACCGCGAACATGGACGGAATGGGACAAACGGCAACGGCAAGGGATCATTACCACTTCCCGATGCCAAAGCGCGAAGGAATTAG
- a CDS encoding acyl-CoA dehydrogenase family protein has translation MNLQLTEEHEVLRRTVRDFAKKKILPVAAHFDETGDFPLAIIREMGAMGLMGIEIPEEYGGAGMDTIAYVLAMEEIAKADAATSTIMSVNNSLFCYALYKFGSEQQKTSYLRAVASGEKIGAYSLTEPMSGSDAGSMKSRAVLNEAKTHYVINGRKSWVTSGPVADYVLLFTMTEPDKGHNGITAFLVETTQPGFAPGKKEPKLGIRASATSELIFEDHFVPVENVVGEVGKGFRIAMTVLDAGRIGIASQALGIAEAAYEASIEYCRTREAFGAPIGTFQMIQAKIADMKTRIEASRLLIYNAALAKERGKTTGERFTTEASMAKLFASETAMFCAHAAVQIHGGMGYSKEMPVERYFRDAKITEIYEGTSEIQRLVIARSELGLR, from the coding sequence TTGAACTTACAACTTACCGAGGAACACGAGGTATTGCGCCGCACCGTGCGCGATTTCGCCAAGAAGAAAATTCTCCCCGTCGCCGCCCATTTTGACGAAACGGGCGATTTCCCTCTCGCCATCATTCGGGAAATGGGCGCGATGGGTTTGATGGGCATTGAAATCCCCGAAGAATACGGCGGTGCGGGGATGGATACCATTGCCTACGTCTTGGCGATGGAAGAAATTGCCAAAGCCGACGCCGCCACCAGCACGATCATGAGCGTCAACAACAGTTTGTTTTGCTATGCCCTTTACAAGTTTGGCTCAGAGCAGCAAAAAACATCGTACCTGCGGGCCGTTGCCAGCGGCGAAAAGATCGGTGCATACAGCCTGACCGAGCCGATGAGCGGCAGCGATGCTGGTTCGATGAAAAGCCGTGCTGTCCTTAACGAGGCGAAAACCCATTACGTCATCAACGGGCGTAAAAGTTGGGTTACCTCCGGTCCCGTTGCCGATTATGTCCTACTTTTCACCATGACCGAGCCAGACAAAGGGCATAACGGGATCACCGCCTTTTTGGTTGAAACGACGCAGCCCGGCTTTGCGCCCGGCAAAAAAGAGCCAAAACTTGGCATTCGCGCCAGCGCTACCAGCGAACTCATCTTTGAGGATCACTTTGTCCCAGTAGAGAATGTCGTTGGTGAGGTGGGCAAGGGATTCCGCATTGCTATGACCGTCCTAGACGCTGGACGGATCGGCATTGCCTCCCAAGCGTTGGGCATTGCCGAAGCTGCCTACGAAGCCTCTATCGAGTACTGCCGCACCCGCGAGGCGTTTGGTGCGCCCATCGGCACATTCCAAATGATCCAAGCGAAAATTGCCGATATGAAAACGCGCATTGAGGCATCCCGCCTGCTGATCTACAACGCGGCACTGGCGAAAGAGCGTGGCAAAACAACGGGCGAACGCTTCACTACCGAGGCAAGCATGGCGAAACTCTTTGCCAGCGAAACGGCGATGTTCTGCGCTCATGCCGCTGTCCAGATTCATGGTGGGATGGGCTACAGCAAAGAAATGCCCGTCGAGCGCTACTTCCGCGATGCGAAGATCACCGAAATTTACGAGGGGACAAGCGAAATCCAGCGCCTCGTCATTGCCCGCAGCGAGCTAGGGCTGCGCTAG
- a CDS encoding HNH endonuclease produces the protein MSYTIYIEFFPDSLLSEINAIDNLMALCPNHHWELDNHLLSL, from the coding sequence TTGTCATATACGATCTATATCGAGTTTTTTCCTGATTCCTTGCTCTCAGAGATCAATGCCATTGATAACTTGATGGCTTTATGTCCCAATCATCATTGGGAACTCGACAACCATCTTTTGTCCCTTTAG